The Elusimicrobiota bacterium genome contains the following window.
GTATAGAAGCGGCCGTGTGACTGAAATGAAAGATGTTCCGTTCCCCCGGCGTGGCCTTCTCAATGAATCATCGTGGTTTGCTTGTATACAAACCTCGCGCGGGTGTCCAAATAGCTGTAGGTATTGTTACCTCCCGAGTGTTCCCTGGCATGCGCATAGGTATCGCAGTGTGGAGTCAGTGTACAACGAACTTAAAAGTATACATCAATCGGTAATCTTTTTTGTGGATGATAACATCTTCGCGGATCATGGGTATGTAAAGGAACTATGCAATGCTATTAAACCTTTACACAAACTTTGGTCAGTACAAACCCCAACGAGTGTGGCGAAGGATGAAGAAACTGTTGCCGCAATGGCAGCTGCCGGGTGTTTTAATGTGCAGATCGGGTTTCAAACCATAAACCCGGACTCTTTACAATGGGCTACTATCAAGCAAAACAAGGTCGGGGAATACAAAAATATTGTTGAAGTGTTTCATAAATATAACATTTTAGTAACCGCGTTTTTGATATTTGGGTTTGATACTGATACCAAAAACATTTTTGATGCAACCATAAAGATGGTACAGGAACTTGATATCGATGATGCTAACCTTTATATACTGACACCGTATCCCGGGACGGAACTCTATGATAAGTTTAAATCCGAAGGGCGGTTGATTGAATCAAAAGGTAAAGACCGTACTCATTACGGTTGGAACCACGCGGTATTCCAGCCAAAGAATATGACAGCTGAGGAGTTAGAGAAAGGCGTGCAGTACGCTGCGGATCAGCTTTACGGGTATTTCAAGAAAAAAGTGCCAATCGCTGTAATCAAACGTTTACCGCAATTAATCCGTAGGCCGTCATTAATCGCGACATTGTTCCGTGGCGGGTTCGGTAAGATGAAGATTACAAAAGAACTTAAGTACTGAACTGAATTATACAAGGCTTAAGGGTTTATTTAATGTCAAATCTTATATCCAAAACCAAATTGTTTTTGTAATACCCTGTATTGGATTCATTTGTCAGGTATTCAAAAACGTATTTTACTGTGAGCTTGTCACTGATCTCATAATCAATGCCTGCGATACCCGAAACAAAATGTGATACTACAGGTTTTACACTGATATTATCTATCGTGATATCACCAATAACAGTGCCGAGTTTGAGTACATATTTTTGTGAAAACCGGTACTC
Protein-coding sequences here:
- a CDS encoding radical SAM protein; the encoded protein is MKILLVKPRWFVSGGVYRYLEKIKFTPLHLGILAALTPAEHEVRVVDGDWEEIPDRPEADLVGITTTTFTSGQVFEIADRYRSYGAKVVLGGVHPCLMPEESLQHCDAIVVGEAEYIWKDVISDVQNGTLKKVYRSGRVTEMKDVPFPRRGLLNESSWFACIQTSRGCPNSCRYCYLPSVPWHAHRYRSVESVYNELKSIHQSVIFFVDDNIFADHGYVKELCNAIKPLHKLWSVQTPTSVAKDEETVAAMAAAGCFNVQIGFQTINPDSLQWATIKQNKVGEYKNIVEVFHKYNILVTAFLIFGFDTDTKNIFDATIKMVQELDIDDANLYILTPYPGTELYDKFKSEGRLIESKGKDRTHYGWNHAVFQPKNMTAEELEKGVQYAADQLYGYFKKKVPIAVIKRLPQLIRRPSLIATLFRGGFGKMKITKELKY